From Apium graveolens cultivar Ventura chromosome 9, ASM990537v1, whole genome shotgun sequence, the proteins below share one genomic window:
- the LOC141685078 gene encoding F-box protein At5g52880-like isoform X2 encodes MSLLMGRFGHTRRTQLVSWAGPRICLGTIQLPGDVLIHIFSFLYLRSLVVAVSVNRSWNLAASDNRLWQLQHSIYFVDSDTLYEIKILQAQT; translated from the exons ATGTCTTTGTTGATGGGAAGGTTTGGACATACAAGACGTACCCAGCTGGTTTCATGG GCTGGACCACGAATTTGTCTGG GTACAATCCAGCTTCCTGGAGATGTGCTTATCCACATATTTAGTTTCTTATATTTGCGATCTTTAGTTGTAGCTGTGTCAGTCAACAG ATCTTGGAACCTGGCTGCAAGCGATAATAGATTATGGCAGTTGCAACATTCTATTTACTTTGTTGATTCTGATACTCTTTATGAGATTAAGATACTTCAAGCACAAACATGA
- the LOC141685078 gene encoding small ribosomal subunit protein eS4-like isoform X1 — protein MARGLKKHLKRLNAPKHWMLDKLGGAFAPKPSSGPRKSRECLPLILILRNKLKYALTYHEVQSILMQRHVFVDGKVWTYKTYPAGFMGWTTNLSGYNPASWRCAYPHI, from the exons ATG GCGAGAGGACTGAAGAAGCATTTGAAGAGGCTCAATGCACCTAAGCATTGGATGCTTGATAAACTCGGTGGTGCATTT GCTCCCAAGCCTTCGTCCGGACCCCGTAAATCCAGGGAATGTTTGCCTTTGATTCTTATATTGCGAAACAAGTTGAAGTATGCTCTCACTTATCATGAGGTTCAATCTATCTTGATGCAACGTCATGTCTTTGTTGATGGGAAGGTTTGGACATACAAGACGTACCCAGCTGGTTTCATGG GCTGGACCACGAATTTGTCTGG GTACAATCCAGCTTCCTGGAGATGTGCTTATCCACATATTTAG